In Cyprinus carpio isolate SPL01 chromosome B7, ASM1834038v1, whole genome shotgun sequence, a genomic segment contains:
- the LOC109077480 gene encoding regulator of G-protein signaling 9-binding protein: protein MPLCNNKVADDGTSAQPLQEGKALVDSLIKVVACYRHLASCVGGCTDNSSLRRDLQQTRERAQTLALSCRNHLTARLRDKTLAEAERKETELLWVAFSSCLELLHADMCKVFTMVKHFSLANNSAMVQTGIQGGTTEVAARALSLPDLQGAGDGSQTSSMEGQEQSQLEQEIAQVDRTLEDMELKVNVLRWSVEALGPQYADPVSTDSASLALLSIDEEAAQGFCRRSQMFAVMMLCGVAIFAMVLSVCVVFLV, encoded by the exons ATGCCACTGTGCAACAACAAGGTCGCTGACGATGGAACTTCAGCACAGCCACTGCAAGAGGGAAAAGCACTGGTGGACTCCCTCATCAAG GTGGTGGCATGTTATCGGCACTTGGCCTCCTGTGTTGGTGGATGCACGGACAACTCCAGCCTACGACGTGATCTTCAGCAAACACGAGAGCGAGCCCAGACACTAGCGCTGTCCTGCAGAAACCACCTGACAGCTCGACTGAGGGATAAAACATTAGCGGAGGCTGAGAGGAAGGAAACAGAGCTGCTGTGGGTGGCATTCTCCTCTTGTCTGGAGCTCTTACATGCAGACATGTGCAAGGTTTTCACCATGGTCAAGCACTTTTCCCTTGCCAATAACAGTGCCATGGTGCAGACAGGCATACAGG GGGGGACAACAGAGGTGGCAGCACGGGCTTTGAGCCTGCCTGACCTGCAGGGGGCAGGTGACGGGTCCCAGACATCCAGCATGGAGGGTCAGGAGCAGAGtcagctggagcaggagatcGCACAGGTGGACCGTACGCTGGAGGACATGGAGCTGAAGGTCAATGTGCTGCGCTGGTCAGTGGAGGCACTGGGTCCTCAGTATGCTGACCCCGTCAGTACTGACAGCGCTTCGCTAGCGCTGCTGTCCATCGATGAAGAGGCAGCTCAAGGCTTTTGCAGGCGCAGCCAGATGtttgcagtaatgatgctgtgtGGTGTGGCGATCTTTGCCATGGTGCTatcagtgtgtgtggtgttcctGGTCTGA